The sequence gCTTGTTTGAACAATCTAACACAGGGAAGTGGCCCCTGAGGACCAGAACAGAGAAACACTGGACTAAACAAAACTCAGCTATTGGATACCTCACCAACTTGACACAAAGTTGGGGAGGTACAATCGCATCACCGTATACTGATCAGAGGACATAAATCAAAGTGAGATAAAGGAAACTCTATAGACAAGCTCTGCCCATATGGAAGTGCAAACTGGCTCCTAGTGGCTGGGTACCTACATAGGTGAATTCATTCTAGAATTGCACTGCAGAGGGTAGAAGCAAGTTGGAGCAACTCTTTGGGATTGATAAAGtcattttcaagttttgaaTTTCAATTGAAGGTTTCTTCAAATGAAGgggtttttggaaaataaacagatatgttttgtttaaacaaaatctgatAGCCTACGTTTTTCAGCAAATGTGACATGAATATATTTGCCTCAATTTTACAGATGTCTTTTGTCTCTCAGCCTCGGTCTAACACTTCTGTTGAATTAAATGATGTTGGATTACTGGAAAGAGTGATCACCTTCACTCTATGCACAATCCCATCCTGTGTGTTTCTCTTCATCAATGGAACCATTTTGTTCACTCTGAGGAGTAAATCTGTTTTACGTGACACCTGTAGGTATATTCTCCTGTCTAACCTCCTTCTAGTAGATACTGCACAGTTAGTAATATCTCAGGTACTGTTTCTACTTTCTATTAGTAGAATTACACTAACATATCCTGTTTGTGGCATGCTAACTGTTTTTGCCAATATCACAAATGTAATCTCTCCTCTAACGCTGATGTTGATGTCTCTGGAGCGGTGTGCAGCTGTGTGTCTCCCTTTGAGACATGCTATGATTGTCACCATCAGAAACACGAGACTGGCAATTATTGCAGTTTGGATWTCCAGTTCATTACATAATATATTTCGTGTTATTTTGATGTtagattttccttttaaagaccTAGATAGTCTACAAATGCCAAATTTATGCAATGAATTCAATATGCTGCTTGGATCCAGGTCAAAAGTTTATGATAATGCTT comes from Poecilia reticulata strain Guanapo unplaced genomic scaffold, Guppy_female_1.0+MT scaffold_131, whole genome shotgun sequence and encodes:
- the LOC103459853 gene encoding olfactory receptor 1M1-like, producing MNIFASILQMSFVSQPRSNTSVELNDVGLLERVITFTLCTIPSCVFLFINGTILFTLRSKSVLRDTCRYILLSNLLLVDTAQLVISQVLFLLSISRITLTYPVCGMLTVFANITNVISPLTLMLMSLERCAAVCLPLRHAMIVTIRNTRLAIIAVWISSSLHNIFRVILMLDFPFKDLDSLQMPNLCNEFNMLLGSRSKVYDNAFTGFLFASAATVIISSYIGVIMAARSASTGKASAQTARNTLMLHFLQLCLSLSSTIYNTLLVALLKIIQSVGFIRLNKFLYVLIILFPRCLSSLIYGLRDHTIRPILLGHLGCQRKLKTVPDSS